The following coding sequences lie in one Erwinia amylovora genomic window:
- a CDS encoding helix-turn-helix domain-containing protein, whose product MKWVLDSRIAHYRPGLKVDADSLSSKDTVVIDDMLEINHNLVFANPLAKDSMLRFQVADGNIYDLPVLKQSVLIASLKILKLDVVGPWDIEILPIQKVATLLSFMDYHFGSADYFFKKESVNEDSLTLFDNNFLNISLTEGCHKRFMNVLTSAVLNRREQNLESIAPFIRKLESYWLAYFLLSQAMSGRSEDNNLNVYNVCKAYGVSESQFRKLCHHVFSRGPKKQLCMWRAAHSALQLIENDKPIAVVADMNGYASSSHFASELKSLFGITPREFKKIEGFLDEEARSGKN is encoded by the coding sequence ATGAAGTGGGTGTTAGATAGCCGTATAGCACACTATCGGCCTGGCTTGAAAGTTGATGCCGATAGTCTTTCAAGTAAGGACACAGTTGTTATAGACGACATGCTTGAGATTAATCACAATCTGGTATTTGCCAATCCTCTTGCAAAGGATTCCATGCTGAGGTTTCAGGTAGCTGACGGTAATATTTATGATCTACCCGTTCTAAAACAATCCGTACTGATCGCATCACTAAAAATTTTAAAATTAGATGTTGTCGGTCCATGGGATATCGAAATATTACCTATTCAAAAGGTGGCTACTCTTTTGTCTTTTATGGATTATCACTTCGGAAGTGCTGATTATTTCTTCAAGAAGGAGTCTGTCAACGAAGACTCCCTGACGTTATTCGATAACAACTTCTTGAATATATCACTGACTGAAGGATGTCATAAAAGATTCATGAATGTTCTTACCAGTGCAGTATTAAATCGGCGTGAACAAAATCTTGAAAGCATCGCTCCGTTTATCCGTAAACTCGAAAGCTATTGGTTAGCGTACTTTCTGTTGTCTCAGGCTATGAGTGGCAGGTCTGAAGATAATAATCTTAATGTTTACAACGTTTGCAAGGCATATGGCGTGTCTGAATCCCAGTTCAGGAAGCTTTGCCATCATGTATTTTCCCGCGGTCCTAAAAAACAACTTTGCATGTGGCGGGCCGCGCACAGTGCTTTACAGTTAATAGAGAACGATAAGCCGATTGCAGTAGTAGCCGATATGAACGGCTATGCTTCTTCTTCTCATTTTGCAAGTGAACTGAAATCACTCTTTGGTATTACTCCACGGGAATTTAAAAAAATAGAAGGTTTTCTTGATGAAGAGGCACGTAGTGGTAAAAATTAG
- the sctC gene encoding type III secretion system outer membrane ring subunit SctC, whose amino-acid sequence MKRHVVVKISFSLVALLGTLFCISSSAAMLSDNVVRGGAYQRADNADDTENTYVASNNSVQQLFYVLGGAINKPVIVSGEAAKKRVSGNFDLSKPQELLSTLATRTGLIWYDDGSSIYIYDASEIKSSMVRLSYAPFDRLLAYLKSSGLYDPRFPLRSDGSAGAFYISGPPVYVELISAAAKYIDATYAKPGTGESTIRVIKLKNSFVNDRTYLQRDAPVTIPGVATVLNQLLNNKQANSGRNTTAAQITVDNSTQQALQAASANQDGNFRPLPIFAATSQAESGGNNDIAAIEQNSVNIVAYTDTNSLLVQGSARQVSFVEDLVSAIDIPKQQIQLSLWIIDVSKDDINELGVRWQGSAKVGNGGITFNTSSLTQANSIHFLADVSALAQKGNAHVVSRPEILTQENVPALFDNNSSFYAKMIGERTSSLEKITYGTMISVLPRLDQYQHEIEMILNIQDGGLPLNLNGATETVDSLPVVSNTQISTEARVPVGYSLLVGGYSRNQDEQHSLGIPLLRDIPYMGRLFDYSYVSHKKMVRLFLIQPRLMVNGETWSGHNDNNPVLGRTLDGDEVTLKSTVHMLRETMKQ is encoded by the coding sequence ATGAAGAGGCACGTAGTGGTAAAAATTAGTTTCAGCCTGGTGGCTCTGCTTGGTACGCTTTTTTGTATCAGCAGTTCAGCGGCAATGCTCAGCGATAATGTTGTTCGAGGCGGTGCTTACCAACGTGCTGATAACGCTGACGATACAGAGAATACCTACGTTGCAAGCAACAATAGTGTGCAGCAACTCTTCTATGTTCTCGGCGGGGCAATAAACAAGCCTGTTATCGTCAGCGGCGAAGCAGCGAAAAAGCGAGTTTCGGGTAATTTCGATCTGAGTAAACCACAAGAGTTATTGTCGACGTTAGCCACGCGCACAGGGCTTATCTGGTACGATGACGGTAGTTCAATTTACATCTATGATGCCAGCGAAATAAAAAGCAGCATGGTCAGACTTTCCTATGCTCCGTTTGACCGTCTGCTTGCATATTTAAAGTCTTCGGGGCTTTATGATCCGCGTTTTCCACTGCGTTCTGATGGTAGTGCGGGCGCCTTTTATATTTCCGGTCCGCCGGTATATGTAGAATTAATTAGCGCGGCAGCAAAATATATTGATGCAACTTATGCCAAACCGGGGACTGGCGAAAGTACCATCCGTGTGATTAAACTAAAAAACAGTTTTGTCAACGATCGTACTTATTTACAGCGCGATGCTCCTGTCACCATACCCGGTGTCGCCACGGTGCTTAACCAGTTATTAAACAATAAGCAGGCTAATTCTGGCAGGAATACCACTGCAGCACAGATAACGGTTGATAACAGTACCCAACAGGCACTCCAAGCAGCATCAGCTAATCAGGATGGGAATTTTCGCCCTTTACCCATTTTTGCCGCAACTTCACAGGCCGAGTCTGGAGGTAATAATGATATTGCAGCCATTGAGCAGAATTCTGTCAACATCGTAGCCTATACTGATACCAATAGCCTGCTGGTTCAAGGATCGGCACGTCAGGTCAGCTTTGTTGAAGATTTGGTGAGTGCCATCGATATTCCTAAACAACAGATTCAACTCTCGTTATGGATAATCGATGTTTCTAAAGATGATATTAATGAGCTTGGCGTACGCTGGCAGGGGAGCGCAAAAGTTGGCAATGGCGGCATCACTTTTAACACCAGCTCGCTTACTCAGGCAAATAGTATTCACTTCCTGGCTGATGTATCGGCACTTGCTCAGAAGGGTAATGCCCATGTCGTTTCTCGTCCAGAAATTCTTACGCAAGAAAATGTTCCGGCGCTGTTCGATAATAATAGTAGTTTTTACGCTAAAATGATTGGAGAACGCACCAGTTCATTGGAAAAGATCACTTACGGTACCATGATTAGCGTGCTTCCACGTCTCGACCAGTATCAGCATGAGATTGAGATGATCCTGAATATTCAGGATGGTGGATTGCCCCTTAATCTAAACGGCGCGACAGAAACTGTTGATAGTCTACCGGTGGTAAGTAATACGCAAATCAGTACTGAAGCAAGAGTACCGGTTGGCTATAGCTTGTTAGTGGGTGGTTATAGCCGGAACCAGGATGAGCAACACAGTTTAGGCATTCCTCTTTTACGCGATATTCCTTATATGGGGAGATTGTTCGACTACAGTTATGTCAGTCATAAAAAGATGGTTCGGTTATTTCTTATTCAGCCCCGACTAATGGTAAATGGAGAAACGTGGTCAGGTCATAATGATAACAACCCGGTTCTTGGGCGCACTTTAGATGGTGATGAAGTTACGTTGAAATCGACCGTGCATATGTTGCGTGAAACGATGAAACAATAA
- the sctW gene encoding type III secretion system gatekeeper subunit SctW: MASGQIGSVNVSRFDYARTESRAPHRDGDVAEDIHHVDLQEELSNAAEEMADILSAFGRFSRTGRKNDSADNDFASSILEDQADEKLNTLVKQVGKLRDLSNLLSFARSLFPDDSDLMLALRELLGRRLTELQKKKIKEAIADLEKFADRQKMQSGMNIGRLAKRFRQSKSDKKLSAKNFRNSYLRFLEQDIPTGFIYQDWIDEYGCDNRTRLLAFTMAALVADMKANEPGIHVAEFGPLSDKLSDARVLNTLDQSLLEKFAEFSFKEQMKKQQLILDEERIIKLYMTALIDFDNFKTVLQAFSDDFMSNLLIRQRAEVLQVLRNMFNETPVFLYADANYRNIVLDFMSSTLLSIHEKEKKSGIWKEYYK, encoded by the coding sequence ATGGCTTCAGGTCAAATAGGTTCAGTTAATGTTAGTCGCTTTGATTACGCGAGGACGGAAAGTCGTGCCCCTCACAGGGATGGAGATGTCGCTGAAGATATTCACCATGTCGATTTGCAAGAAGAGCTAAGTAATGCGGCTGAAGAAATGGCCGATATTCTTAGTGCCTTTGGTCGATTTAGCAGAACGGGCCGTAAGAATGACAGTGCAGATAATGACTTTGCTTCTTCTATACTCGAAGATCAGGCAGATGAGAAATTAAATACGCTGGTCAAGCAGGTGGGAAAGCTGCGCGATCTTTCTAATCTACTGAGTTTTGCTCGTAGTCTCTTTCCCGATGACAGTGACTTGATGCTTGCACTAAGAGAATTACTCGGTCGTCGGCTTACTGAGTTGCAGAAAAAGAAAATTAAAGAAGCTATCGCCGATTTAGAAAAGTTTGCCGATCGTCAGAAGATGCAGTCGGGGATGAATATTGGACGCCTTGCAAAGAGATTTAGACAAAGTAAGAGTGATAAAAAACTTTCGGCTAAGAATTTTCGTAATAGCTATTTACGCTTTCTTGAACAAGACATTCCTACAGGTTTTATTTATCAGGACTGGATTGATGAGTATGGCTGTGACAATCGTACACGTTTGTTGGCATTTACAATGGCAGCTTTAGTTGCGGATATGAAAGCGAATGAGCCAGGTATACATGTTGCCGAGTTCGGGCCTCTGAGTGACAAGTTATCTGATGCGCGCGTCCTGAACACCCTTGACCAGTCACTGCTGGAAAAATTTGCCGAATTTTCATTCAAAGAACAGATGAAAAAGCAACAACTGATACTCGATGAAGAACGTATTATAAAGCTATATATGACCGCCCTGATTGATTTCGATAACTTTAAAACTGTTTTGCAGGCTTTTAGTGATGACTTTATGTCAAACTTACTTATAAGGCAGCGCGCAGAGGTGCTTCAGGTATTAAGAAATATGTTTAACGAGACACCAGTCTTCTTATATGCTGATGCTAATTATCGAAATATCGTGCTGGATTTTATGTCTTCAACCTTGCTCTCAATTCATGAGAAAGAGAAAAAGTCCGGGATCTGGAAAGAATATTATAAATAG
- a CDS encoding EscV/YscV/HrcV family type III secretion system export apparatus protein — protein sequence MLTNFISQIRSRPELIILVIMIMIVVMLIIPLPTYIVDFLIGLNLTMALLIFLGSFYINRVLDYSTFPSILLISTIFRLAISISTSRLVLTDADAGEIITSFGEFVIADNMVVGFVIFFIVTVVQFIVITKGSERIAEVAARFSLDAMPGKQMSIDADLKAGVINEKEVKRRRSDLEAESQLYGALDGAMKFIKGDAIAGIIIIFVNFLGGISVGVFQQGMDVSHAMSVFTLLTIGDALVAQIPALLISISGGLIVTRVNNSDNNNLGSKILQDMLSNKSILLITAFLAIALGLLPGFPLPVFILLAIPLLGMFVKHKFDEKNKIVKAGEENLQDDDQPVLKSKPVIIDGEYIPETIPLIITAWKGYEQYFQEHNFTSLFKRNFFVEYGVRLPEVLMNYEESAPRGILTVAINEIQVASYNIFPGMCKVLMQGEELQVIDASVQTIASPQGNVYWLPEERNEKAIQLGYHTRNAIDEFYACVSTLLVHNISEFFGIQETKTLLDDLEKKYPDLLKECYRNNTVQRITEVFQRLLQERISIRNMRLILEALVQWAPKEKDPIMLVEHVRGVLARYISNRFAFRGRIRTLVMSHDMENMIRGALRQTSSGTFINLPPPQIESVNKCLEEVLQLNGVNARDIILMVSMDIRRFVKKITEGNNPEMEVLSYGEISTGVEVDVIGSLENNQV from the coding sequence ATGCTAACAAATTTCATTTCACAAATTCGATCCAGGCCTGAATTAATTATCCTGGTGATAATGATCATGATAGTAGTCATGCTTATTATTCCGTTGCCGACCTATATTGTCGATTTTCTGATTGGTCTTAATTTGACCATGGCGTTATTGATTTTCCTTGGCTCATTTTATATTAATCGCGTTCTTGATTATTCGACGTTTCCGTCAATTCTCCTGATTAGTACGATTTTCAGACTGGCCATTTCTATCAGCACCAGCAGACTGGTACTTACTGATGCCGATGCCGGAGAAATTATTACCAGCTTTGGTGAGTTCGTTATCGCTGATAATATGGTTGTGGGCTTCGTTATTTTCTTCATCGTCACGGTTGTTCAGTTTATCGTGATTACCAAAGGATCTGAACGTATTGCAGAAGTTGCCGCTCGTTTCTCTCTGGATGCTATGCCCGGTAAGCAGATGAGTATTGATGCTGATCTTAAAGCCGGCGTGATTAATGAAAAAGAAGTGAAGCGGCGTCGAAGTGACCTGGAAGCCGAAAGCCAGCTTTACGGTGCGCTGGATGGTGCGATGAAGTTTATCAAAGGTGATGCCATCGCTGGGATAATTATCATCTTCGTCAACTTTCTGGGTGGGATCTCAGTCGGGGTTTTCCAGCAAGGCATGGATGTATCTCATGCTATGTCGGTCTTTACGTTGCTAACCATCGGTGATGCTCTGGTAGCTCAGATACCGGCATTACTGATCTCAATCAGTGGCGGCCTGATTGTTACCCGTGTGAATAACAGTGATAACAATAATCTGGGATCAAAAATCCTGCAGGATATGCTTTCTAACAAGTCTATTCTGCTAATCACAGCTTTTCTCGCTATTGCACTAGGGCTGCTGCCTGGTTTTCCTTTGCCCGTATTCATCTTATTGGCAATCCCCCTTTTGGGAATGTTCGTAAAACACAAATTTGATGAGAAGAATAAAATTGTTAAAGCGGGAGAAGAAAATCTTCAAGATGATGATCAGCCGGTGCTGAAGAGCAAGCCAGTTATTATTGATGGTGAGTACATTCCAGAAACTATCCCGCTTATCATCACCGCCTGGAAAGGATATGAACAATATTTCCAGGAACATAATTTTACATCGTTATTTAAACGTAATTTCTTCGTAGAATATGGTGTTCGCCTGCCGGAAGTTTTAATGAATTATGAAGAGAGCGCCCCGCGCGGCATTCTGACGGTAGCCATTAATGAAATACAGGTGGCATCTTACAATATATTTCCGGGCATGTGTAAGGTATTAATGCAGGGTGAGGAACTTCAGGTGATTGATGCCAGCGTTCAGACGATTGCATCCCCACAGGGAAACGTCTATTGGCTACCTGAGGAACGGAATGAGAAAGCCATCCAGCTGGGGTATCATACAAGAAACGCGATAGATGAGTTTTACGCATGTGTTTCTACTTTGCTTGTTCATAATATCTCAGAATTTTTTGGTATTCAGGAGACCAAAACGCTGCTTGATGACCTTGAAAAGAAATATCCCGATCTTCTTAAGGAATGCTACCGTAATAACACCGTCCAACGTATTACGGAAGTCTTTCAGAGGCTCCTTCAGGAACGTATCTCAATCAGAAATATGCGACTAATTCTGGAAGCGTTGGTGCAATGGGCTCCAAAAGAGAAAGATCCGATTATGTTAGTCGAGCACGTCAGAGGGGTTTTGGCCCGGTACATCTCTAACCGCTTTGCTTTTCGTGGACGTATAAGAACGTTGGTTATGTCACATGATATGGAAAATATGATTCGCGGTGCGCTAAGGCAAACCTCATCGGGTACTTTTATAAATTTACCACCACCGCAAATTGAAAGTGTAAATAAATGTCTGGAAGAAGTTCTTCAACTCAATGGTGTTAATGCTCGGGATATCATCTTGATGGTGTCAATGGATATCAGGCGTTTCGTTAAGAAAATTACCGAGGGAAATAACCCTGAGATGGAAGTGCTTTCTTACGGTGAGATTTCTACCGGTGTAGAAGTGGATGTTATAGGCTCTTTAGAAAATAATCAGGTGTAA
- the sctN gene encoding type III secretion system ATPase SctN, with protein MVAQCFVHLAHPLRIQGNVIEAHLPGTRIGEICEIEKSLLEPEVVGFAQVIGFNKEHTLLSLLNDNNGFSRDNVLLPTGKPFRVAVSERTLGAILDATGTIQGRLDGGPVAAPTGGENLETGGVPRDFTQRKPIAVPLATGVRAIDGLLTCGQGQRMGIFAAAGCGKTSLMSMIIEHSEADIYVIGLIGERGREVTEFVEELRRSSRRSKVVLVYATSDRSCVERCNAAQVASTVAEYFCEQGKNVLLFIDSVTRYARALRDVALSMGELPARRGYPASVFEALPKLLERPGRFLTGSISAFYTVLIENEEESDVIGDEVRSILDGHIYLSKKLAAKGHYPAIDVLQSISRVFQQVTQPEHQQLATHFRDYLVRQNDMQLFIDLGEYKRGENEDNDAAFDKKSAMEAFLKQRMAEQTDIKTCLESLDGCLA; from the coding sequence ATGGTCGCGCAATGTTTTGTTCACCTCGCTCATCCATTGCGCATTCAGGGCAACGTTATTGAGGCTCACTTGCCCGGAACGCGCATCGGGGAGATTTGTGAAATTGAGAAATCTCTCCTTGAACCCGAAGTGGTGGGATTTGCTCAGGTCATCGGCTTTAATAAAGAACATACTCTATTAAGTTTGCTCAATGATAATAACGGTTTTTCACGCGATAACGTGCTGTTACCAACCGGTAAGCCGTTTCGCGTTGCTGTGAGTGAAAGGACGCTCGGGGCTATCCTTGATGCTACCGGGACCATTCAAGGCCGGTTGGACGGCGGCCCTGTTGCTGCACCCACCGGCGGTGAAAATCTTGAAACGGGTGGCGTACCGCGTGACTTCACCCAGCGCAAACCCATAGCCGTACCATTGGCGACCGGGGTCCGGGCAATCGATGGGCTATTGACTTGTGGACAAGGGCAGCGCATGGGCATATTTGCGGCTGCAGGCTGCGGTAAAACATCTCTGATGAGCATGATTATTGAGCACTCAGAAGCGGATATATACGTCATTGGCCTGATAGGTGAGCGTGGCCGCGAAGTTACGGAATTTGTTGAAGAGCTAAGGCGCTCTTCACGGCGTTCAAAGGTCGTATTGGTTTACGCAACTTCAGACAGGTCATGCGTTGAGCGATGTAATGCGGCTCAAGTTGCGTCTACTGTTGCCGAGTATTTCTGCGAGCAAGGCAAAAATGTATTGCTGTTTATCGACTCTGTTACCCGTTATGCCCGTGCTTTACGTGACGTTGCATTAAGTATGGGTGAACTCCCTGCACGGCGCGGCTATCCCGCTTCGGTTTTTGAAGCTTTGCCGAAGCTTTTAGAGCGCCCGGGGCGGTTTCTTACCGGATCGATCAGCGCTTTTTATACCGTATTGATTGAAAATGAGGAAGAATCAGATGTTATCGGCGATGAAGTCCGTTCCATCTTGGATGGCCATATTTATCTGAGCAAAAAACTCGCTGCTAAAGGGCATTATCCGGCGATAGATGTACTGCAAAGTATTAGCCGCGTTTTTCAGCAGGTCACACAACCGGAGCACCAGCAGCTGGCTACACACTTTCGTGACTATCTGGTTCGACAAAATGATATGCAGCTCTTTATCGATCTGGGTGAGTACAAGCGTGGTGAAAACGAGGATAACGATGCTGCATTCGACAAGAAGAGTGCGATGGAGGCTTTTCTGAAACAGAGGATGGCTGAACAAACTGATATCAAGACTTGCCTGGAAAGTTTGGATGGATGCCTGGCGTAA
- a CDS encoding FliM/FliN family flagellar motor switch protein: MSLRSHLRLRDHDDTELGFLHSRHPGSKVVDSLPEARYLQVLFSDNQGVEAEAFINIDIWLQEIDDHLPGIPWQQVPLIYLVRWLNSKQLSFMVEDVIWHSQRISLPGKALPEKWLSLASEPCPLLCLDWPESAPNHVQSGMTLSHLPFTLNYVLGQSQLPLSSLVDVAVGDLLRIRNFAPHLTVGQRRVFSLNYHEESEVIVENQLENNNEMYLEEEEALLDWTKLPVNIEFVLDKNTVTLSELEEIRPGVALPINPGAEKKIKIYLNRKLFACGELVAMEDGSFAVEINQVTPGSVVETGYSDAKQ, from the coding sequence ATGAGCTTACGCAGCCACCTACGCCTGCGAGATCATGATGATACGGAGCTGGGCTTTCTGCACAGCCGGCATCCGGGGAGTAAGGTAGTAGATTCATTACCAGAAGCACGCTACCTGCAAGTGCTCTTCAGTGATAATCAGGGGGTAGAAGCAGAAGCATTTATAAATATCGATATCTGGCTACAAGAAATTGATGATCATCTGCCGGGTATTCCATGGCAGCAGGTCCCACTGATCTATCTGGTTCGCTGGTTGAACAGCAAGCAGCTCAGCTTCATGGTTGAGGACGTTATTTGGCACAGTCAGCGCATTAGTTTGCCTGGCAAGGCTCTGCCAGAAAAATGGCTGTCGCTTGCTTCCGAGCCTTGCCCGCTGCTATGTCTTGACTGGCCCGAAAGTGCTCCAAACCACGTGCAATCGGGGATGACGTTATCCCACCTCCCATTTACCTTAAATTATGTGCTGGGGCAGAGTCAGCTGCCGCTCTCCTCCCTTGTTGATGTGGCTGTGGGAGACCTTTTACGCATCAGGAATTTTGCCCCGCATTTGACCGTCGGCCAACGCAGAGTATTTAGCTTAAATTACCATGAAGAAAGTGAGGTTATAGTGGAAAATCAGTTGGAAAACAATAATGAGATGTATCTTGAAGAGGAAGAAGCGCTGCTCGATTGGACTAAGTTGCCTGTCAATATAGAGTTTGTCCTCGATAAAAATACCGTCACTTTGTCAGAACTGGAAGAGATCAGGCCCGGTGTTGCTTTACCGATTAATCCTGGGGCAGAAAAGAAGATAAAAATTTACCTCAACCGAAAACTGTTCGCTTGTGGTGAACTGGTCGCTATGGAAGACGGTTCATTTGCCGTAGAAATCAATCAGGTCACCCCTGGTTCAGTGGTTGAAACGGGTTATTCCGATGCTAAGCAATGA
- a CDS encoding EscR/YscR/HrcR family type III secretion system export apparatus protein, with protein sequence MLSNDISLIALLSFFTLLPFIIAGGTCFIKFSIVMVMVRNALGIQQVPSTLTLNGIALIMTAFVMMPICQKISSYVETNHIDFNNSASVTQLMDQGLGGYRDYLVRYSDHELIRYFNKIQQQQAGESAPEVEEHQLSSLSLMTLMPAYALSEIQSAFKIAFYLYVPFVVIDLVVSSILLALGMMMMSPVTISIPIKLILFVAMNGWSLLTKGMIAQYTDLMTS encoded by the coding sequence ATGCTAAGCAATGATATTTCTTTAATTGCGCTACTCTCCTTTTTCACATTACTGCCTTTTATTATTGCCGGTGGAACCTGTTTCATTAAGTTTTCCATCGTTATGGTGATGGTACGCAATGCTTTGGGGATCCAGCAGGTCCCTTCGACGTTAACTCTTAATGGCATTGCACTCATTATGACCGCTTTTGTGATGATGCCAATATGTCAGAAAATCTCCAGCTATGTCGAAACTAACCATATAGATTTTAACAATAGCGCCTCTGTTACTCAGTTGATGGATCAGGGATTAGGAGGCTATCGGGATTACCTCGTGCGATATTCCGATCATGAATTGATTCGCTATTTCAACAAAATACAGCAGCAGCAGGCAGGAGAGTCAGCGCCGGAAGTTGAGGAGCATCAATTAAGCTCTCTCTCTCTAATGACCTTGATGCCCGCATATGCGCTTAGCGAAATTCAAAGCGCCTTTAAAATTGCTTTTTACCTGTACGTTCCATTTGTGGTCATTGATTTGGTCGTGTCCAGTATATTACTGGCGTTGGGAATGATGATGATGAGCCCGGTGACGATCTCAATTCCGATTAAATTGATTCTGTTTGTTGCCATGAATGGCTGGAGCTTACTCACTAAAGGAATGATCGCTCAATATACCGATCTGATGACGTCATGA
- the sctS gene encoding type III secretion system export apparatus subunit SctS, producing the protein MNNVLFIGNSALIIVLKLTAVPIALATVVGIFVGLFQTVMQIQEQTLPFGLKMLAVFASIFMLIEWFSAEMMNFAIQAFYMAFR; encoded by the coding sequence ATGAATAATGTTTTATTTATTGGCAACTCCGCACTGATTATCGTGCTGAAGTTAACGGCAGTCCCTATTGCATTGGCCACAGTTGTGGGCATTTTTGTCGGTCTTTTTCAAACGGTAATGCAAATTCAGGAACAAACGTTACCATTTGGTCTAAAGATGCTGGCAGTGTTTGCCAGCATCTTTATGCTGATTGAATGGTTTTCTGCTGAAATGATGAATTTCGCGATCCAGGCTTTCTACATGGCCTTTCGGTGA
- the sctT gene encoding type III secretion system export apparatus subunit SctT, producing the protein MLSVALYLNFQHGVLIFTMAYARLAIVFYLLPVLGERVLSNLIIKNTIIALIIIGLWPCYAEALNPEQGWLILLLKECVIGLILAMTLCVPFWIVISLGEILDNQRGATISDSIDPVNGVQSSTLSGFLNFAFGAIFFASGGMSSLIELLVQSYHVFPRGSNLVDFHWQAVGGLLMVLAKGSIMLSAPVMIVMMVAEILLGVFARFCPQLNPFSLSLAIKSFIAFTVFLFYGFQAISQKPLHLFSIAFFQQFFL; encoded by the coding sequence ATGCTGTCTGTTGCGCTTTACTTGAATTTCCAGCACGGCGTGCTGATCTTTACGATGGCTTATGCAAGGTTGGCAATCGTATTTTATTTGCTGCCGGTGCTGGGAGAACGGGTGCTGTCTAATTTAATTATTAAGAACACGATTATTGCACTGATCATCATCGGTTTGTGGCCCTGCTACGCTGAAGCACTGAATCCGGAGCAGGGCTGGCTTATCTTGCTGTTAAAGGAGTGCGTCATAGGATTAATACTGGCTATGACGTTATGTGTTCCTTTTTGGATTGTCATTAGTCTTGGCGAAATACTTGATAACCAACGTGGTGCAACCATTAGTGATAGTATTGACCCAGTTAATGGGGTGCAAAGCTCTACATTATCTGGTTTTCTAAACTTTGCTTTTGGCGCCATTTTTTTTGCCAGTGGCGGCATGAGTTCACTCATAGAATTATTGGTACAGAGCTATCACGTTTTTCCAAGGGGCAGTAATTTAGTCGATTTCCATTGGCAAGCGGTGGGGGGGTTATTAATGGTGCTTGCTAAGGGGAGCATCATGCTTTCCGCTCCGGTAATGATAGTCATGATGGTGGCGGAAATATTACTGGGTGTTTTCGCACGTTTTTGTCCGCAGTTAAACCCCTTTTCTCTTTCCTTAGCAATAAAAAGTTTCATTGCGTTTACTGTTTTCCTTTTTTACGGTTTTCAGGCTATCTCGCAAAAACCTTTGCACCTTTTCTCTATTGCTTTTTTTCAGCAATTTTTTCTTTGA
- the sicA gene encoding type III secretion system translocator chaperone SicA — MKSVIDLLHDDDAMKSDSELDEQSSALLDAIQNGATLKDVHNVSDEVMDDVYKLAYEFYINGKLKDAESLFRFLCIYDFYNPEYAMGLAAVNQLKKNYTKAIDLYALAYSLAKDDYRPMFYAGQCNLMLRRAVQARKCFETVVSKCSDTQLIARSQSYLSALDEVDNSESDDSVRCVNRNS; from the coding sequence ATGAAAAGCGTAATTGATTTGCTCCATGATGACGATGCGATGAAAAGCGACAGCGAACTGGATGAACAGTCGAGCGCGCTGCTTGATGCGATCCAAAACGGTGCGACATTAAAAGATGTGCATAATGTTTCTGATGAAGTCATGGATGATGTTTATAAGCTGGCTTATGAGTTCTATATAAACGGTAAGTTGAAAGATGCCGAATCACTTTTTCGCTTCTTGTGCATCTATGATTTTTACAATCCTGAGTATGCGATGGGTTTAGCAGCTGTGAATCAGCTGAAGAAAAATTATACCAAAGCGATAGACTTATACGCTCTGGCTTACTCTTTGGCAAAAGATGATTATCGGCCGATGTTTTATGCCGGACAGTGCAACTTAATGCTACGTCGTGCTGTCCAGGCGAGGAAATGTTTTGAAACTGTCGTTAGCAAATGCAGCGATACGCAATTAATTGCAAGATCACAGAGTTATCTGTCCGCGCTAGATGAAGTTGATAATAGTGAATCGGATGATTCTGTTAGATGTGTTAATAGGAATTCATAA